In Leptospira langatensis, a single window of DNA contains:
- a CDS encoding sterol desaturase family protein, giving the protein MEKNIIELITPVFFVLIAVEVLWSLIGSKPFYRFKDSVNNLSAGIFMQVFTVFITLGLLSVYAWVYAKFGIFNFSNGSWVAWVLCYVLADFFYYWYHRFGHEINIFWASHVAHHQSEDYNFTVALRQGVLQNTFSLPFYLPLAVMGFPPVMFALCIQINFAYQFWLHTRAIPKLSIFEWVFNTPSQHRVHHGRDPKYIDKNYAGTFAIWDRMFGSFKEEEEEPIFGVVKPMQTWSPIWTQFHYFEELLLLSWKTKNWKDKLKVWIMPPGWKPADLGESVVPPEIDRVNYKKFNTEIPYTLTLYSIIQFFFGLGAAMVYIEFKSELPLLEMLVLGFYVLWTLWNIGAIFELKTSGMISELIRLASIAVLTYVYPFDFTHVEKLLKVLPLQTLQYLPTLMQQIAVISFCVLGGFLLSQKRFFSIKGYSPKTV; this is encoded by the coding sequence ATGGAAAAGAATATAATAGAGTTAATCACTCCCGTTTTCTTCGTGTTAATCGCAGTAGAAGTGTTGTGGTCCTTGATCGGATCCAAGCCTTTTTATAGATTCAAGGATTCCGTGAACAATCTGTCCGCTGGGATCTTCATGCAAGTGTTCACCGTATTCATTACTCTTGGTTTACTAAGCGTCTACGCTTGGGTGTATGCAAAGTTTGGGATTTTTAATTTTTCAAACGGCTCTTGGGTCGCCTGGGTGCTCTGTTATGTGTTGGCGGATTTCTTTTATTATTGGTATCATAGGTTCGGACACGAGATCAATATCTTCTGGGCATCTCATGTGGCTCACCACCAGAGCGAAGATTATAATTTTACCGTAGCTCTGCGTCAGGGAGTACTGCAGAATACCTTCTCTCTTCCTTTTTACCTCCCGCTTGCGGTGATGGGATTCCCTCCTGTCATGTTTGCTCTTTGTATCCAGATCAATTTTGCGTATCAATTCTGGCTTCATACCCGTGCGATCCCTAAGCTTAGTATTTTCGAATGGGTCTTTAACACTCCTTCTCAACACAGAGTGCATCACGGAAGGGATCCGAAATATATCGATAAGAATTATGCGGGAACATTTGCGATCTGGGATAGAATGTTCGGTTCCTTTAAAGAAGAAGAGGAAGAGCCTATCTTTGGAGTTGTAAAGCCGATGCAGACCTGGAGTCCTATCTGGACACAGTTCCATTATTTCGAAGAACTTCTTCTCCTTTCTTGGAAGACCAAAAATTGGAAGGATAAGTTGAAAGTCTGGATCATGCCTCCTGGTTGGAAGCCTGCGGATCTTGGCGAGTCTGTGGTCCCTCCGGAGATAGATAGAGTGAATTACAAAAAGTTCAATACGGAGATCCCGTACACTCTCACTCTTTATAGCATTATTCAATTCTTCTTTGGATTGGGAGCCGCAATGGTCTATATTGAATTTAAAAGCGAGCTGCCCTTATTGGAGATGCTCGTTTTGGGATTCTATGTGCTCTGGACTCTTTGGAATATAGGAGCCATCTTCGAGCTAAAGACTTCCGGGATGATCTCCGAGCTGATCCGTTTGGCTTCGATCGCAGTGCTGACCTATGTGTATCCATTCGATTTCACTCATGTGGAAAAATTGCTAAAGGTCTTACCTTTACAGACCTTGCAATACCTTCCCACACTGATGCAGCAGATCGCTGTGATCTCTTTCTGCGTATTGGGAGGTTTTTTGCTCTCTCAAAAACGATTCTTTAGTATCAAAGGATATTCTCCTAAAACGGTTTAG
- a CDS encoding chloride channel protein, whose amino-acid sequence MLKGFFSRLAPEENSISSYIRIKGRRSLFLYCVITGIVSGLGAFLFSRALAWAEYISLASIAGLQETHSGGEYYVSLNPISSILLGRWALLFLPIIGGLITGWIVWKFSPDSSGTGTDSLIDSFHNKEGKVDPKVPVIKSIATIFTLSSGGSGGKEGPISLIGAGFGSLVANLTKAGARARRTLLLAGTAGGLGAIFHAPLGGALTSVEMVYREDIESDSLVPCIISSVTAYLVYSSLNGFGAVYKVPEIGFEAYKELIFYLMLGIVCYLSGAFLIRSFQFIQNWSKTWHLPIWIKPAIGGIPVGIIGYFLPEVMGTGAGFLQDILEGTYHFESKIGSFFQSVGVASNSGSDHIQFFANSLRVDLDILIVLCFLLFAFLKIVTTSFTIGTGGSAGMFGPSLFIGGMLGGAVGTLAKLILGYKVSIASFVLVGMGAFYAGIASAPIAGMVMICEIIGSYYLLPPLMIVSITSFVLSHKLNLYKSQKGTRFQSPAHYWDMNRDLLEEIRISDISDKLRNIAVIRSSSLLSHLEEDSIKINASDYVVLDPEGKYFGMLSLRNIRLYSEGRALTKNLVLVGDAADTSIRPISVSTSLAAAFKTLLDNGMDKIAVEEEGKYLGYLRYADIISIYFERTRSSRPISP is encoded by the coding sequence ATGCTTAAAGGATTCTTTTCTAGACTAGCACCCGAAGAAAATTCTATTTCTTCTTATATAAGGATCAAGGGCCGAAGGTCCTTGTTTCTTTACTGTGTGATCACGGGGATCGTATCCGGCCTTGGTGCCTTTTTATTCTCCAGAGCGCTTGCTTGGGCCGAATATATTTCTTTGGCATCGATCGCGGGCTTACAAGAAACTCATTCCGGAGGGGAATATTACGTTTCTCTAAATCCTATATCGTCTATTCTTCTCGGAAGATGGGCGCTTTTATTCTTACCTATCATTGGTGGATTGATCACCGGATGGATTGTCTGGAAATTCTCTCCCGATTCTTCGGGAACAGGAACGGATTCACTCATCGATTCCTTTCATAATAAGGAAGGAAAAGTGGACCCTAAGGTCCCAGTGATCAAATCCATAGCGACCATCTTTACGCTTTCTTCGGGAGGAAGCGGAGGAAAAGAAGGGCCTATCTCTCTCATTGGCGCGGGCTTCGGTTCCTTGGTTGCAAATCTTACCAAGGCGGGAGCGAGAGCCAGAAGGACCCTGTTGCTTGCCGGGACCGCAGGAGGCCTGGGAGCGATCTTCCATGCACCGTTAGGAGGCGCTTTGACCTCTGTGGAAATGGTGTATAGAGAAGATATAGAAAGCGATTCCTTGGTTCCTTGCATTATATCTTCCGTGACTGCATACTTGGTTTATTCTTCACTGAACGGGTTCGGAGCGGTTTACAAGGTCCCGGAGATCGGGTTCGAAGCATACAAGGAACTCATATTCTATCTGATGCTAGGGATTGTTTGTTATCTGAGTGGAGCCTTCCTTATCCGAAGCTTTCAATTCATCCAGAATTGGTCCAAGACTTGGCACCTTCCGATCTGGATCAAACCTGCCATCGGAGGAATTCCAGTGGGGATCATCGGATATTTCTTACCGGAAGTCATGGGAACAGGTGCCGGCTTCTTACAAGATATATTAGAAGGGACCTATCACTTCGAAAGTAAGATCGGGTCCTTCTTTCAAAGTGTAGGAGTTGCAAGTAATTCGGGCTCGGATCATATTCAATTTTTTGCAAATAGCTTGCGCGTAGATCTGGACATATTGATCGTTCTCTGCTTTCTTCTTTTCGCTTTTTTGAAAATTGTAACCACTTCCTTTACGATCGGAACAGGAGGCTCCGCGGGAATGTTCGGTCCTTCTCTCTTTATTGGGGGAATGCTAGGAGGCGCAGTAGGAACCCTGGCAAAATTGATCCTAGGATACAAGGTCTCTATCGCTTCCTTTGTGTTGGTGGGAATGGGAGCTTTTTACGCTGGAATCGCAAGCGCTCCGATTGCGGGAATGGTGATGATCTGTGAGATTATCGGTAGCTATTATCTTCTTCCTCCATTGATGATCGTTTCGATCACCTCTTTTGTTCTTTCTCACAAGTTGAATCTATACAAGAGCCAAAAAGGAACACGCTTCCAATCCCCTGCTCATTACTGGGATATGAACCGGGATCTTTTAGAAGAGATCCGGATCTCGGATATTTCGGATAAGCTCCGAAACATTGCGGTGATCCGCTCTTCTTCTTTGCTTTCTCATTTGGAAGAAGATTCGATCAAGATCAATGCCAGCGACTATGTCGTTCTAGACCCAGAGGGAAAATACTTCGGGATGCTCTCTCTTAGAAATATCCGGCTTTATTCCGAGGGCAGAGCCCTGACCAAAAACTTGGTCCTCGTGGGAGATGCGGCAGATACTTCCATTCGTCCGATCTCCGTTTCTACTAGTCTTGCAGCTGCCTTCAAAACCCTTTTGGACAATGGAATGGATAAGATTGCTGTCGAGGAAGAGGGGAAGTATCTGGGATATCTCCGATATGCAGACATTATCTCGATCTACTTCGAGAGAACTAGATCTTCCCGCCCGATTTCTCCTTAA
- a CDS encoding NADPH-dependent assimilatory sulfite reductase hemoprotein subunit, producing MSEQKELSEVEHIKTASQGLRGKIGVAIETGADGFEEDDKQLIKFHGMYQQKDRDRRKDENGDFIENPTSFMIRGRIPGGRLTAEQYAVWDDLATQFGGGALRLTTRQSIQMHTILLKDLKPIMQAVYKVNLSTMGACGDVVRNVTQALNPWGTKELTQLDPVAQLISDHFKYKSTAYAELWLGETQLNKEVEDPIYGKTYLPRKFKIAVTLAGDNSVDIYTNDMGFAATLDANGKIDGYFVFAGGGLGMTHNKPETYPRAADLLGWIPEKDLISVAEGIVTSHRDFGDRTNRKHARLKYVLAEKGAEWFRSEVERRSGAKFDTDRKLPKWETPKYLGWTERADGTLALGFHTLSGRIKDFADKPLKTALRKIIDEFNLNVQVTADQDLVLMGIRKEDRPKLEAKLKEFNIDPASPKPLYDRALACPALPTCGLALTESERTFPQLLDSIQAVIDKLGLNDRAPIVRMTGCPNGCARPYSAEIGIVGQQAGGKYALFFGGNPEGTKVGDYVAKKVAFADIPVQLEKAFSVWKQDGKANESFGEFVERYSLDKFRELLGSM from the coding sequence ATGTCAGAGCAAAAAGAACTCAGCGAAGTCGAACATATAAAAACGGCCTCTCAAGGACTCAGAGGAAAGATCGGTGTAGCTATTGAGACCGGTGCGGACGGATTCGAAGAAGACGACAAGCAGCTGATTAAATTCCACGGGATGTACCAGCAAAAAGACAGGGATCGTCGAAAGGACGAAAACGGGGACTTCATTGAAAACCCTACGTCTTTCATGATCCGGGGCAGGATCCCTGGTGGAAGGCTTACAGCGGAGCAATACGCAGTTTGGGATGATCTTGCAACCCAATTCGGAGGCGGAGCTCTCCGTTTAACTACTCGTCAGTCCATTCAGATGCATACTATTCTTCTTAAGGATCTGAAACCGATCATGCAAGCGGTCTATAAGGTGAATCTATCCACCATGGGAGCTTGCGGAGATGTGGTGCGTAACGTTACCCAAGCATTGAATCCTTGGGGAACCAAAGAACTTACTCAATTAGATCCTGTGGCTCAATTGATCTCCGATCATTTCAAATATAAGAGTACTGCCTATGCGGAGCTTTGGTTGGGAGAGACCCAATTAAACAAAGAGGTAGAGGATCCGATCTATGGAAAGACTTACCTTCCTAGAAAGTTCAAGATCGCAGTGACTCTTGCAGGCGATAACTCCGTCGATATCTATACCAACGATATGGGATTTGCTGCGACTCTGGATGCAAACGGAAAGATAGACGGTTATTTTGTTTTCGCAGGTGGCGGACTCGGAATGACCCATAATAAACCGGAGACTTATCCTAGAGCGGCGGATCTGCTCGGTTGGATCCCGGAAAAAGATCTGATCTCCGTTGCGGAAGGGATCGTGACTTCTCATAGAGATTTCGGAGATAGAACGAATCGCAAGCATGCTCGTTTGAAATACGTTCTTGCGGAGAAGGGAGCAGAATGGTTCCGTTCCGAAGTAGAACGTAGATCCGGAGCGAAATTCGATACCGATCGCAAACTTCCTAAATGGGAGACTCCTAAGTACTTGGGTTGGACAGAGAGAGCGGACGGTACCTTGGCTCTAGGGTTCCATACTCTTTCCGGAAGGATTAAGGACTTCGCTGACAAACCGCTGAAGACTGCCTTAAGAAAGATCATAGACGAATTCAATTTGAACGTACAGGTCACTGCAGACCAAGACTTAGTGCTAATGGGCATCCGCAAAGAGGACCGTCCAAAATTAGAAGCTAAATTAAAAGAATTTAATATTGATCCTGCTTCTCCTAAGCCTTTGTACGACAGGGCCTTGGCTTGTCCTGCTCTTCCTACCTGCGGGCTGGCACTGACCGAATCAGAAAGGACTTTTCCTCAACTGTTGGATTCTATCCAAGCGGTGATCGATAAATTGGGTCTGAACGACAGAGCTCCTATCGTAAGAATGACCGGTTGCCCGAACGGTTGTGCAAGACCATATTCCGCCGAGATCGGGATCGTAGGCCAACAGGCCGGTGGAAAATATGCACTCTTCTTTGGCGGAAATCCGGAAGGAACCAAAGTAGGCGATTACGTTGCTAAGAAAGTAGCCTTTGCGGATATTCCGGTGCAGCTTGAAAAAGCGTTCTCCGTTTGGAAACAGGACGGGAAGGCGAACGAAAGCTTTGGAGAATTCGTAGAAAGATATTCTTTGGATAAGTTCAGAGAATTACTCGGATCGATGTAA
- a CDS encoding CPBP family intramembrane glutamic endopeptidase, whose amino-acid sequence MDLEIEDQKPNKGKDIFVLGLIQVFVLFLGMLLYQEITKIQIETALSFKTPKQSFYRTKEVSETVPQTIAWGEPASVERALRDYTEFVITKRPWFLSIDRVIWGLCFLVPAYLFIRKIANVEVADFSDSLGARGLLAGLVTGFATFCFVNVFSGLIFFFVGKPQSNHLELILSQNLQGNWRLLTWAMLAISFGAGILEETFFRGFLLKHFMEKNMPNIGLFLTSVVFGIVHYSAGGSIIGPFLLVFVGLSFGLSYLKTSNIWVPITAHITYNSSMLLAAFFLGNRVS is encoded by the coding sequence ATGGATTTGGAAATCGAAGACCAAAAGCCGAATAAAGGCAAAGACATATTCGTCCTTGGACTGATCCAAGTTTTTGTACTCTTCTTGGGAATGCTTCTGTACCAAGAGATCACCAAGATACAGATCGAGACCGCTCTCTCCTTCAAGACCCCAAAGCAGAGTTTCTATAGGACCAAAGAGGTCTCGGAGACTGTTCCTCAGACGATCGCCTGGGGAGAGCCCGCTTCTGTGGAGAGAGCTCTGAGAGATTATACCGAATTTGTGATCACCAAAAGGCCTTGGTTTCTTTCCATAGACAGGGTCATCTGGGGACTTTGCTTCCTGGTCCCGGCTTATCTATTCATTCGAAAAATTGCAAATGTAGAAGTGGCCGACTTCAGCGATAGTTTGGGAGCTCGGGGACTTCTTGCCGGATTAGTGACCGGCTTTGCCACATTCTGTTTTGTGAATGTGTTTAGCGGACTTATCTTTTTTTTCGTAGGAAAACCTCAATCGAATCATCTCGAACTGATCCTTTCCCAGAACCTGCAAGGAAATTGGAGACTTTTGACTTGGGCCATGCTTGCCATCAGTTTCGGTGCGGGAATCCTGGAAGAGACTTTCTTTAGAGGATTCTTACTTAAACATTTTATGGAAAAGAATATGCCGAATATAGGATTGTTCCTGACTTCTGTAGTCTTCGGGATCGTACATTATAGCGCGGGAGGATCCATCATAGGACCTTTCCTGCTTGTATTCGTGGGTCTTTCTTTCGGTCTTTCTTATTTAAAAACTTCTAATATATGGGTTCCGATCACGGCTCATATTACGTACAATAGTTCTATGCTATTAGCAGCATTCTTCTTGGGAAATCGGGTGTCTTAA
- a CDS encoding peptidoglycan DD-metalloendopeptidase family protein has protein sequence MPSSERHSFRFAKASLVFILSFILDAELHAVYDLVPLHSLEYSDSKIVRVREEVKYNLQVSVSNLEQKNLMPLRFLSYKVGKQDTFFKIMARTGMDLDTLSSVNQLASPQDIYPGMELLIPNMRGVYDSEETSSDDSSRRKVASRFRISPKFLYYDDQRKSWFVPGRGLPKEEKNFFYGLVFSDPLAEEGRISSKYGKRKDPFTKKDTFHGGIDLAAEEGTPVYASADGIVSFSGTKGGYGSLIVLKHSLGYETKYGHLSKLMVDPGTKVKKGQLIGKVGMTGRATGFHLHFEVLRNSLRQRPVFHGHV, from the coding sequence ATGCCTTCTTCTGAAAGACATTCCTTTCGATTCGCGAAAGCCTCTCTTGTTTTCATTCTCTCATTCATTCTAGATGCGGAACTGCATGCGGTCTACGATCTAGTTCCTCTTCACAGCTTGGAATATTCAGACTCGAAGATCGTTCGGGTCCGAGAAGAAGTAAAATACAACCTGCAAGTATCCGTTTCCAATTTGGAGCAGAAGAATCTAATGCCTCTTAGGTTCCTGAGCTACAAGGTCGGAAAACAGGACACATTCTTTAAGATCATGGCCAGGACCGGAATGGATCTGGACACTCTCTCTTCCGTGAATCAGTTGGCTTCTCCCCAAGATATTTATCCCGGGATGGAATTATTGATCCCGAATATGCGCGGAGTATACGATTCCGAGGAAACCTCGTCGGACGATTCGAGTAGAAGAAAGGTCGCATCTCGCTTTCGCATTTCCCCCAAGTTCCTATACTATGATGACCAGAGAAAGTCTTGGTTCGTTCCAGGAAGAGGTCTTCCTAAGGAAGAGAAAAACTTTTTTTACGGTTTGGTTTTTTCGGATCCTTTAGCGGAAGAAGGTCGCATCAGTTCTAAGTACGGAAAAAGAAAGGACCCGTTTACTAAGAAGGACACCTTTCATGGCGGCATAGATCTCGCAGCAGAAGAAGGAACCCCAGTCTATGCTTCCGCAGATGGGATCGTTTCCTTTTCCGGAACCAAGGGTGGGTATGGGAGTTTGATCGTATTAAAGCATTCTCTGGGATATGAGACTAAGTACGGTCACCTAAGCAAATTAATGGTGGATCCGGGAACCAAGGTAAAGAAGGGACAGCTCATTGGAAAAGTTGGAATGACTGGAAGAGCTACCGGTTTTCATTTACATTTTGAAGTATTGCGAAATAGTTTGAGACAAAGACCCGTCTTTCACGGTCATGTCTGA
- a CDS encoding OmpP1/FadL family transporter yields the protein MRNILLSKKIISHARLTFAFLLGILGVSFSELTAGSYGDIYGAHPTGAGMAGAQTATVNNSSAVFYNVAGLGRLNEADLYNAYLDLKDKEKEAAANGPDAPKDDKGNPIPQDGGPILASDAQDTPGTTGPWYKRAWFNLKDGMFAYKPLPRPARPAHEVTFLGTYANPTLKNNAPRNENTKNPDDSFVGLGFTMNLNEIFDIGRTIRFGLNAILPATGNLMVVNDQNPTVPRYLQSGKSDERPTIMAGVGVELWKDRLFAGIGMTALAGGSGAILLKDVPISPDPVQANSQVVLTLKPMVNPTYGLQFTYGKWNMGVSYKRETYLSADPIPARAQTTLLGIQLDFDLALLDQYNPRVYSYGIGFRPFQKILINFDINREQWSLYQLSRIKEKYSEPLNFHDTTNYRLGAEYAFRPSMKFRAGIGKRPSPVPVYHGANNWMDNDRIIYSVGFSYLFSGRNYAFLKDRLKNPVIFDFAIMNQQLSSVGVTKYNPTERNPSYSYGGYIWSFNFSVSLFF from the coding sequence ATGCGAAACATTCTATTAAGTAAAAAAATTATCTCCCATGCGAGACTGACCTTCGCGTTTCTATTGGGAATACTGGGAGTGAGTTTTTCCGAACTTACTGCCGGAAGCTATGGGGATATATATGGCGCCCATCCCACAGGGGCCGGGATGGCTGGCGCACAAACTGCTACAGTTAACAATTCCTCTGCTGTGTTCTATAACGTTGCAGGATTAGGAAGATTAAACGAAGCAGATCTATACAATGCATACTTAGATCTGAAAGATAAGGAAAAAGAAGCAGCGGCTAACGGGCCGGATGCTCCTAAGGACGACAAGGGAAACCCGATTCCTCAGGATGGAGGTCCCATTCTTGCAAGCGATGCTCAGGATACTCCAGGAACAACCGGGCCTTGGTATAAAAGAGCTTGGTTCAATCTCAAAGATGGGATGTTCGCTTACAAACCGCTTCCTCGCCCCGCTCGTCCCGCGCATGAGGTTACTTTTTTAGGAACCTATGCAAACCCTACTCTGAAGAATAACGCTCCTAGGAACGAAAATACCAAGAACCCGGACGATAGCTTTGTCGGTTTGGGTTTTACAATGAACTTGAACGAGATCTTTGATATTGGCAGAACGATCCGTTTCGGTTTGAATGCGATTCTTCCTGCTACTGGAAATTTGATGGTGGTGAACGATCAGAACCCGACTGTTCCTAGATATTTACAGTCGGGAAAGAGTGACGAACGTCCTACCATTATGGCCGGAGTGGGAGTCGAACTTTGGAAGGATCGTCTTTTTGCCGGTATCGGTATGACTGCGTTAGCTGGAGGTTCCGGTGCAATCCTCTTAAAAGATGTTCCTATCTCTCCGGATCCTGTGCAAGCGAACTCTCAAGTGGTCTTGACTTTGAAACCTATGGTAAATCCTACTTATGGTCTTCAGTTCACATATGGTAAATGGAATATGGGGGTTTCGTACAAGAGAGAGACATACTTATCTGCGGACCCAATCCCTGCCAGAGCGCAAACCACTCTTTTGGGAATTCAGTTGGATTTCGATCTGGCTCTTTTGGATCAGTACAACCCGAGAGTGTATTCTTATGGGATCGGATTCAGACCCTTCCAAAAGATCCTGATCAACTTCGATATCAATAGAGAGCAGTGGAGTCTTTACCAGTTATCTCGCATTAAAGAAAAATATTCAGAGCCTCTGAACTTCCATGATACTACTAACTATCGTTTGGGAGCGGAGTATGCGTTTCGTCCTTCTATGAAATTCAGAGCAGGTATCGGCAAGAGGCCTAGTCCGGTTCCTGTATATCATGGAGCGAATAACTGGATGGATAACGATCGCATCATCTATAGCGTAGGTTTCTCTTATCTATTCAGCGGTAGAAACTATGCATTCTTAAAGGATCGATTGAAGAATCCTGTCATCTTTGACTTTGCGATCATGAACCAACAATTGTCCAGTGTGGGGGTAACCAAGTACAATCCTACGGAAAGAAATCCAAGCTACAGCTATGGCGGATATATTTGGTCCTTCAACTTTTCAGTGAGTTTATTCTTCTAA
- a CDS encoding precorrin-2 dehydrogenase/sirohydrochlorin ferrochelatase family protein — MNKLLPVFLKLDEKKVLVVGGGNVALEKLQHLVPTGCELTVIAKECRPEILELLSAVPKAKIETKEIQVSDLDGFDLIYSATNDRETNRKLVEYAKEKRIWINCADDPTYCDFYSSAYFDRGPIRVAVSTQGEFAGLAGSVRTILEEILPPEHDADLEDLIHIRSLSKQKLGDANQRKAALKFLLNEFKEKYLSLNKKL, encoded by the coding sequence ATGAACAAACTTCTTCCTGTATTCTTAAAACTAGATGAGAAGAAAGTCCTGGTCGTAGGCGGGGGAAATGTTGCCCTCGAAAAACTCCAACACTTGGTACCCACAGGTTGCGAGCTGACTGTTATCGCAAAAGAGTGTAGACCCGAAATATTAGAATTACTTTCTGCAGTTCCCAAGGCTAAGATCGAAACAAAGGAGATCCAGGTATCCGATCTGGACGGATTCGATCTGATCTATTCCGCTACAAACGATAGAGAAACGAATCGCAAGTTGGTGGAGTATGCAAAAGAGAAAAGGATCTGGATCAACTGTGCCGACGATCCGACGTATTGCGATTTTTATTCTTCCGCATACTTTGATAGAGGGCCGATCCGAGTAGCAGTCTCCACACAAGGTGAATTTGCAGGACTCGCAGGAAGCGTTCGTACGATCTTAGAAGAGATCCTTCCTCCGGAACATGATGCAGACTTAGAGGATCTAATACATATTAGAAGTCTCAGCAAACAAAAATTAGGCGATGCTAACCAGAGAAAGGCAGCCTTGAAATTTCTACTGAACGAATTTAAAGAAAAATATCTCTCGCTAAACAAGAAGTTATAA
- a CDS encoding SMP-30/gluconolactonase/LRE family protein, which translates to MLRFLYSRHILRGILSFLFVVFVLGILVLIGWNKTNPIPYSVNSSIPQGERDLLLFSKPVNVDSPIKEPFGLAVDTKGSIYTGSSDGNIYRIKTDGDPEVFAKTSGRPLGLAFDGKGNLVACVSGLGLAFYDAAGKENVLVREDSQGTPLQNLYGLAIAADGTVYFTEVSRKFSYEDSYLEELESQANGRILSYHPRTQEVEVISDGANHPTGIGLSASGTFLIYAEKYRHRISRLWLKGKDAGKDQFLITNLPGSPALISLDEENHFWIALSSPRHLGMDKIQDYPLIKKMIAALPSVLRPQEGELAYALSLSEEGDVLLALANYSTDALGSVTSVLQYGGGLILAGNSSEKVWKWKFQTLEIFF; encoded by the coding sequence ATGCTACGATTTCTTTATTCCCGCCATATATTGAGAGGAATTCTTTCTTTTCTATTTGTCGTATTTGTACTCGGCATTCTAGTACTAATCGGTTGGAATAAGACAAACCCGATTCCGTATTCTGTAAATTCCTCTATTCCTCAAGGCGAAAGAGATCTATTACTTTTTTCTAAACCAGTCAATGTGGACTCTCCCATCAAAGAGCCTTTCGGATTGGCTGTGGATACGAAAGGTTCCATTTATACGGGATCTTCCGATGGGAATATCTATCGGATCAAGACAGACGGAGACCCGGAGGTATTTGCTAAAACCTCTGGTCGTCCCTTGGGACTTGCATTTGACGGAAAGGGAAATTTAGTAGCCTGTGTTTCCGGACTCGGACTCGCATTCTATGATGCTGCCGGAAAGGAAAATGTTTTAGTACGAGAGGACTCACAAGGAACTCCATTACAAAATCTGTATGGTCTTGCCATAGCTGCCGATGGAACCGTTTATTTCACCGAAGTAAGTCGAAAGTTTTCGTATGAGGATTCCTATCTAGAAGAATTGGAGTCCCAAGCAAACGGAAGGATCTTATCGTATCATCCTCGCACCCAAGAAGTAGAGGTCATCTCGGATGGAGCGAATCACCCTACTGGGATCGGACTTTCCGCTTCTGGCACATTCTTGATCTACGCCGAAAAATACAGACATAGGATCTCTCGTCTTTGGTTAAAAGGAAAGGACGCAGGTAAGGATCAATTTTTGATCACGAACTTGCCGGGGAGTCCAGCCCTGATCAGCCTGGATGAAGAAAACCATTTTTGGATCGCTCTTTCTTCTCCCAGACATTTGGGAATGGATAAGATCCAAGATTATCCTTTGATCAAAAAAATGATCGCAGCATTGCCCTCAGTACTTCGCCCGCAAGAAGGAGAACTTGCATACGCATTATCCTTGAGCGAAGAAGGGGACGTACTTCTAGCGCTTGCAAATTATTCTACCGATGCTTTAGGATCCGTGACTTCTGTGCTGCAGTACGGGGGAGGATTGATCTTGGCGGGAAATTCTTCCGAAAAGGTCTGGAAGTGGAAATTCCAGACCCTGGAAATATTCTTCTGA